A genome region from Musa acuminata AAA Group cultivar baxijiao chromosome BXJ3-5, Cavendish_Baxijiao_AAA, whole genome shotgun sequence includes the following:
- the LOC103984854 gene encoding coatomer subunit alpha-3 produces MLTKFETKSNRVKGLSFHSKRPWILASLHSGVIQLWDYRMGSLIDRFEEHDGPVRGLHFHKLQPLFVSGGDDYKIKVWNYKTHRCLFTLLGHLDYIRTVQFHDEHPWIVSASDDQTIRIWNWQSRTCISALTGHNHFVMSASFHPKEDLLVSASLDQTVRVWDISALRKKMAPADDILHLSQMNSDFFGGIDAVVKYVLEGHDRGVNWASFHPTLPLIVSGADDRQVKLWRMNDSKAWEVDTLRGHTNNVSCVMFHAKMEIIVSNSEDKSIRIWDATKRTGIQTFRREHDRFWILAAHPEMNLFAAGHDSGMIVFKLERERPAFTVSGDALYYVKDRFLRLHEFSTQKDNQVVPIRRPGSINLNQGPRAMSYSPTENAVLICSDLDGGSYELYIGTKEMAGRGDYIQEAKKGAGGSAVFIARNRFAVLDRSSNQVVVKNLKNEIVKKCLLPIVTDAIFYAGTGNVLCRAEDRAVIFDLQQRIVLGELQTQSVKYVVWSSDMESVALLSKLAIVIANKKLVHRFTLHETIRVKSGAWDDNGVFIYTTVNHIKYCLPNGDSGIIRTLDVPVYITKVSGSNICCLDRDGKNLAISIDATEYIFKLSLLRKRYDHVMGVIRNSQLCGQAVIAYLQQKGFPEVALHFVKDEKTRFSLALDSGNIQIAVASAKEIDDKDHWYRLGIEALRQGNTSIVEYAYQRTKNFERLSFLYLVTGNMEKLSKMLRIAEIKNDIMGQFHNALYLGDIQERVRILENAGQLPLAYVTAVAHGLKEVADRLATELGENLPTLPEGKVGSLLMPPAPLMCSGDWPLLRVMRGIFDNGLDMGTVGQEEEEDATGADWGDEELDIVDMEREMQNGDITADFADAEANEETEEEGGWDLEDLELPPDVDTPKTVGNAHSLFVAPTPGMPVSQIWIQKSSLAGEHVAAGNFDTAMRLLSRQLAIKSFMPLKPLFMDIYMGSHTYVHALSTAPVISFGVEKGWNESASPNVRGPPALVFKFLQMDEKLKAAYRATTEGKFPEALRQFINILHTIPLIVVDTRREVDEVRELIEIAREYVLGLKIELKRKEIKDNLVRQQELAAYFTNCKLQKSHTRLVLTSAMTICYKGGNFSTSANFARMLLESSPTDAQAKKAQQLLQHCGDKKDVNQLNYDYRNPFVVCGATFVPVYRGQKDVSCPYCGARFVPAIREQLCAVCELAVVGADASGLLCFATQMR; encoded by the exons GAGATGATTACAAGATCAAGGTCTGGAATTATAAGACTCACCGGTGCCTATTTACCCTTCTTGGGCACCTTGATTATATCCGCACTGtccaattccatgatgagcacccCTGGATCGTTAGTGCTAGTGATGATCAAACTATCAGGATTTGGAACTGGCAGTCGCGGACCTGCATTTCTGCTTTGACAGGGCACAATCACTTTGTCATGTCTGCGTCGTTCCATCCTAAGGAAGACCTGCTTGTCTCTGCTTCCCTTGATCAGACAGTCCGTGTCTGGGACATTAGTGCTCTGAGAAAGAAGATGGCACCGGCTGATGACATTCTGCATCTGAGTCAGATGAATTCAGATTTCTTTGGGGGAATTGATGCAGTCGTCAAATATGTCTTGGAAGGTCATGATCGTGGGGTCAATTGGGCATCTTTCCATCCAACTTTGCCCCTTATTGTGTCTGGCGCAGATGATCGGCAAGTGAAACTTTGGAGAATGAATG ATTCAAAGGCTTGGGAGGTGGATACTCTAAGAGGGCACACAAATAATGTCTCTTGTGTAATGTTCCATGCGAAGATGGAAATCATTGTATCCAACTCAGAGGACAAAAGCATTCGCATATGGGATGCTACAAAACGCACAGGCATTCAGACATTTAGACGCGAACATGACCGCTTTTGGATTCTTGCTGCCCATCCAGAAATGAATCTTTTTGCAGCTGGTCATGATAGCGGCATGATTGTCTTCAAGTTGGAGAGAGAACGTCCTGCTTTCACTGTCAGTGGAGATGCCCTGTACTATGTCAAAGATCGGTTTTTGCGATTGCATGAGTTCTCAACACAGAAGGATAATCAGGTTGTTCCTATACGAAGGCCTGGTTCCATCAATCTAAACCAGGGACCTAGAGCTATGTCTTATAGTCCCACGGAAAATGCTGTATTGATCTGCTCTGATTTGGATGGTGGATCTTATGAGTTATATATTGGCACTAAGGAGATGGCTGGAAGGGGTGATTATATTCAGGAAGCAAAGAAGGGAGCTGGTGGATCAGCTGTTTTTATAGCCCGTAATAGGTTTGCTGTTCTAGACAGAAGTAGCAATCAAGTAGTAGTGAAGAACCTTAAAAATGAGATTGTAAAGAAGTGTCTTCTTCCAATTGTGACTGATGCAATATTTTATGCTGGAACTGGTAATGTATTGTGCAGAGCTGAGGATAGGGCGGTCATCTTTGATCTTCAGCAGAGGATTGTCCTCGGTGAACTTCAAACCCAATCTGTTAAGTACGTTGTTTGGTCTAGTGATATGGAGTCTGTAGCTTTGCTTAGTAAACTTGCTATAGTCATTGCTAATAAGAAACTTGTGCATCGTTTCACACTGCATGAGACAATTCGTGTAAAAAGTGGTGCCTGGGATGATAATGGTGTCTTCATTTATACGACAGTAAATCATATCAAGTATTGTCTTCCTAATGGGGATAGTGGAATTATAAGAACTCTGGATGTTCCTGTTTACATAACCAAGGTTTCTGGAAGCAATATCTGTTGCTTGGATCGAGATGGGAAGAACCTGGCTATATCAATTGATGCTACAGAGTACATCTTCAAGCTTTCGCTTCTGAGAAAAAGATATGACCATGTGATGGGTGTGATCAGGAATTCACAGTTATGTGGGCAGGCTGTCATTGCGTACTTGCAACAGAAAGGCTTCCCTGAAGTTGCTCTCCATTTTGTCAAAGATGAGAAGACCCGATTTAGCCTGGCTCTGGATAGTGGTAATATCCAGATTGCTGTTGCTTCAGCAAAAGAGATCGATGATAAAGACCATTGGTACAGGTTGGGCATTGAGGCCCTTCGACAGGGAAATACTAGTATAGTGGAATATGCATATCAGAGAACAAAAAATTTTGAGAGATTGTCTTTTCTCTATCTTGTAACTGGGAATATGGAAAAGCTCTCCAAAATGCTGAGGATAGCTGAAATAAAAAATGACATCATGGGTCAGTTCCACAATGCACTGTATCTTGGCGACATTCAGGAACGAGTGAGAATATTGGAGAATGCTGGCCAGTTGCCGCTTGCGTATGTCACAGCTGTTGCTCATGGGCTTAAGGAAGTTGCTGATAGGCTTGCCACTGAATTGGGAGAAAACCTTCCTACATTGCCTGAGGGAAAAGTAGGTTCTCTTCTGATGCCTCCTGCACCACTCATGTGCAGTGGGGATTGGCCATTACTAAGGGTAATGAGAGGTATATTTGATAATGGGCTGGATATGGGGACGGTGGgacaggaggaagaggaggatgctACTGGTGCTGATTGGGGTGATGAAGAACTGGACATTGTTGACATGGAGAGAGAAATGCAAAATGGTGATATTACAGCAGATTTTGCAGATGCTGAAGCAAATGAAGAGACTGAAGAGGAAGGAGGGTGGGATCTTGAAGATCTGGAATTACCACCTGATGTAGACACACCAAAGACTGTAGGCAATGCTCATTCTTTGTTTGTCGCCCCCACACCTGGGATGCCCGTTagtcaaatctggattcagaaatCATCTCTTGCTGGGGAGCATGTGGCAGCTGGAAACTTCGACACTGCTATGCGCTTACTCAGCAGGCAATTGGCTATAAAGAGTTTTATGCCCTTGAAGCCACTGTTTATGGATATTTACATGGGCAGCCACACCTATGTGCATGCTCTTTCTACTGCACCAGTGATATCATTTGGTGTTGAAAAGGGGTGGAATGAGTCTGCTAGTCCTAATGTAAGGGGCCCACCAGCACTTGTATTCAAGTTTTTGCAGATGGATGAGAAACTCAAGGCAGCTTATCGGGCCACGACAGAAGGAAAGTTCCCGGAGGCTTTGCGTCAATTTATTAACATTTTGCACACTATCCCGCTTATTGTTGTTGACACAAGGAGGGAAGTTGATGAAGTGAGGGAGCTGATCGAGATAGCCAGGGAATATGTGCTAGGTCtgaaaattgagttgaaaagaaAGGAAATTAAGGACAATTTGGTTCGACAGCAAGAGTTGGCAGCCTATTTCACAAACTGTAAGCTTCAGAAGAGTCATACGAGGCTTGTCCTCACAAGTGCTATGACCATATGCTATAAGGGAGGAAACTTCTCTACATCTGCCAATTTTGCGAGAATGCTTCTTGAGAGCAGTCCAACAGATGCCCAAGCAAAGAAGGCTCAGCAGCTGCTGCAACATTGTGGTGACAAAAAAGATGTTAACCAGCTCAATTATGATTATAGGAATCCATTTGTGGTTTGTGGAGCAACTTTTGTTCCAGTCTATCGTGGCCAGAAGGATGTTTCTTGCCCATACTGTGGGGCTCGGTTTGTGCCTGCCATTAGAGAGCAACTTTGTGCTGTTTGTGAACTTGCTGTGGTAGGGGCAGATGCATCTGGTTTACTCTGCTTTGCTACACAGATGAGATAA